The Planctomycetia bacterium genome segment GTTACTCAAAGTAGATCACGTGCCCGGGATGGCCGCCGGCAAGAACGAGTTCCTCGTCGAGGCTGATCCGCCGTTGGCGGAAGCCAATCGCGCGCATGCCGTGCGGTTGCGCGTGTTGCGCGACGGGCAGCCGATTGCCGAGCAGACCTCGTGGTCGGAACCGGGGTCGCGCCTCGTCGCACGTTTCGTCCTGGACGTGCCGGCCGACGGCCGGGAAACGGCGGCGACGCTTGATTAACCTTCTCCCAGAACCCGTCGCCACTCCCGCGATTGAAGTCAGTCACCTGACCGTCAGTTATGGGCCGACGCCGGCGCTGTTGGATGTGAGCGTATCGATCGCCCAAGGCACGCTGGTTGGCGTGATCGGACCGAACGGCTCCGGCAAGTCGACGCTCATCAAATCAATCCTCGGGTTTCTCAAGCCTGACTTCGGGACGGTCCGCATCTTCGGCCAGCCCGCCGACGAGGCCAAGGGACGCGTGGCCTACGTGCCGCAGCGCGGTTCGGTCGACTGGGATTTTCCGATCACGGTGCGCGAAGTCGCCATGATGGGGCGCTACGGTCACATTCCCTGGTGGCGCGACGCGACGCGCGAAGATCGCCGCATCGCCGACGAGGCGCTCGACATGGTCCGCATGGGCGATTTCCGCGAGCGACAAATCGGCCAACTCTCCGGCGGGCAGCAGCAGCGCGTGTTCATGGCCCGCGCCATGGCGCAAGGCGCGGAGATCTTGTTGCTGGACGAACCGTTCGCCGGGGTCGACGCCGCGACGGAGCGTGCCATTCTCGACGTGCTGGATCGCACGAAGGCCGCAGGGCGGACGCTCGTGGTAGTACATCATGATTTGGCGACCGCCGCGG includes the following:
- a CDS encoding metal ABC transporter ATP-binding protein, producing the protein MINLLPEPVATPAIEVSHLTVSYGPTPALLDVSVSIAQGTLVGVIGPNGSGKSTLIKSILGFLKPDFGTVRIFGQPADEAKGRVAYVPQRGSVDWDFPITVREVAMMGRYGHIPWWRDATREDRRIADEALDMVRMGDFRERQIGQLSGGQQQRVFMARAMAQGAEILLLDEPFAGVDAATERAILDVLDRTKAAGRTLVVVHHDLATAAEYFDALVLLKQRLYAYGPPEAVLEPELLSEVYEGKLRGFTELVKRGRGG